The following DNA comes from Ricinus communis isolate WT05 ecotype wild-type chromosome 10, ASM1957865v1, whole genome shotgun sequence.
AGtcaaattgagaaaaagaCTTTCCAAATGGGGAAATCAGAATTTACAACATCATCACCTATTGCCCACTGAACTCTCTTGTTTATAAGCACTTGCTACTAGTCTTGCCATAATCTGTCATCCTCAAACCGCACATGGAAAATGGGTTAGGGTGATTCTGCCCCCACAGGAAGTTAGGGATCAGTATAAAAGAATGCTTGCTGACATAATAATGCAAGCACAATACATGGACTCCACGAATGATTGATAAATTCAGGGCATGATATAACATAGGTATCCAAGTAAACTTCTCTTTGTTTCGTTACCTAATCAGTTAGCTGTTATCTAGCCAACTCTTCACAAGGCTTTTGTACATACAACACATTGCATATCACAATTTAAAGAGAAACTCATGAATATGCAACTGCAGCTCCCAAGAGGAATTCACTATTGGTGCTGggtaaaattcatttattctcGCTTATCCTCTTCAAGATCTTCCCCAAGCCCCTTCCTTTCTAGCTTGGTCGCAATATCCACACTGCTTGTCAATGAGATACCTTCCTCATCGATGTCTTCTCCCATCTCTTCTGAATATGCATACCTGCATGTGCAACACAAAGATTAGCAGCTGCACATCACCATGgcagttgttttcttcttttcggGTCCGCCATTGGAAGAACAAGGGCCACAAATGATACATTTCATGCAAATTATCTACTCTCAAATTGATTGGAAAGTGCAGCagaaatttagaaaatgatTCTAGAAGATTTCTACTGctgtaaatttatatttcaggAAGATTGatagtttattatatttcaataaaaaagcATAAAATCCACCATGGTCTTCATGAGCTGCTAACCCAAAAGCTACCACCTAAACTTAGATGATAATACAATTAAGAACATTGACAATCAAATCATAGTTTCAAAGCTAAATGTAGCTACATGCCTTTGACTTCGATTAAATGCAGAAGTTCTGCTCATTTATTATGACAACACTGAATTGATGGCTGTAATaaagcaagaaaaggaaaaggcagTACCGTAAGGCTAACTccaaagaaatatgaaaatatattagagtggatacaaaaataaaaagatgactGTAGCATCGATAACTTCAACTTGCCACTGCAGTTTCATTTCGAGAAAGAATAACCTAATTTGACATTGGATATAAGTGCTTAAGCAACAATATTTTGGGCCTCCATATACAAGTAAATTGCCATTGGTTTTTTCCTTGGACCACCAGGAAGTCCACCGACTCTTGAGAACGCAATGAAGGCTAGGTATCTCCCATCTCATCAAACACGGTAAAACCACCCAATTAGTTTTGAGCTAGAGATCTATTAGCTAGAATCTGAGATATGATCATTGATGCATCAGTTGAGTCTATAAGTTTCTCTATATTCTCCAGTAATAGGAGTTGATTCATGTTTCAAATGCAATAACTAAACAAATACCTTACTGTTtactgaaaaaagaaagtcatGAACAAAGTAGGTGTTCTGGAGCTCAATTATTGCTTCCCATAACAAACATAATCCCTACATTTCAATTGTAATGGCAGAAATAAAACATCCTGATGAACTGCAAGGAATCAAACTAGAAGTGTCAATAGATAAAAGAGACAGTGACGTCAAAGTAAGTACCTAGTAGGGTTACTTGAAGGAGCCCACAGAGCACATATCACTGCCAAGAGACAGTATGCAAGCAGAGTCCAGAAAGCAGGAATGATCCAAGCAGCTTGCCATAGCTCACTTAGCGGGTCAGTTGCATTGAAGTATAgctaagcaaaaataaaaccaaGCAGGATGAGTGTTCTACgaatagataataattaaagcCATACCActcaatttcttctttcattgCATGTCGAGAaacaattaaatctaaaaacaTAGTTGGTACACCGAATAAGAGAAAGGTATTACCTCAAAGCCAATCCAAGCAATGGAGAGGAGAACAGTAACTGCAAGAGAATTGGTAAACTTTCGGTACAGATCCAGTTTAGCCATGTTCCTTCTCATCTGCGCCCAAAAATAACAAAGGGAAAAAGGAAGGGAAAAGGGAATACAATTTCAAAGTGTAAGATGATATTGAAAACAGCAATAGAAGAAAATCGCCACCATCTATATATCAGATTTGCAAACTTAGTCACATAAATCTATACGAACATTTGGTAAACAACTAGATGAGATTCAAAGATAATTACCTGAAGCTTCTCTAATGTTTTTGACAGTGATGAGAAAATCCAAACAATGAAGCAAGAATCTAGGAAAGCAACAGGAAGCACCAAAAATAACTCTGTTTTCTTGGACAAGTCATTGATATTCCCTAAATGCTCAACGAGCTCAAGTGCCTCTGATGCAATAAAATATACCAGACCAAGAAGAAGTACTTTTGATGTTATGCCACCAAGCGTTGGCTTTACTACACCAAAGCCCATGGAAACAACCAAAAGGAGCAGGCGAGATAAAGTCTTCTTTACAGTGCTAAAGGTGACAGCCCACAATGTAACTCCCATAGGCCTTGTTCCGGTGGAATTAAAATTAGCATATTCAAAATACCAAACAGCCATCTCACACATTCCAAGTGCAATAACTGCTGTGATGTGGTAGTGCAGATGTATGACATCCTTCCAGAACTGAACAAACCTTAAGAACCAGATTAATCCTAGTACAAGATAAGCCAAAGACATGATGCCATAAAATGACATCAAAGGAGTCATCTTTCCAGGTAAATAACCATAAGGATTCTTCCACACAGTCCTTCCCTTAATCAATGTACCCTTAAGTTCTGGATTACAGAACATGAAGTAAAGGTAGTACATTCCAGTACTATTTATTTCCACAGTTTCAGGCTCCATTTTAGCTTCTTCATTCTTCCCTGCAAAGGATGTCTGAATGCGTTTTGGCCATTCTGGGTTATCTTTGTCCTTTTGGATAATAACTTCCCCTAGCGTACAGGACCCAGCCTGAGCAAGTGTAGGGTCACAGCATATCGCGTTAGTTTTTAGGAATGCCCCTCCAATCCTGTCCCTATCTTTCACCTCAAGTATGATAGCTTCCACTAATCCAGTGCTCTGTTGCATTTCATTTGGCTTACTGGCAGCCTCCTTCGTTCTCACAAAAGTAACATCTTCGAACCTGCAATACAGAAATGACAATTTCTACATTTTAAATACAAGAGATCAAACATAAAATCCCTAAATTTCACAGCAGTATTACCTGACCACACTAATATCGCCTGTTTCGAATGATTCTTCTGTTAAAATTCGATATATTTTATAACccgaaaaaaaaaattaataattcatgCACTTTTTTAGACATGAAAAATTGTAAAACCTAATATCGCAAGGAAACATACttaattcaattgataagCGTATGATAATGTAACTAAAACAGGAATCACACACACTTAATTCATCATTAAATAtcaccaaaaatataataatccaCATGATCAGAACTTTAAGCATTAAATTACCgccaacaaaagaaaaacaatacattttgtttaagaaaaatacagaaatagacttgaaaggaaaaaaagaacgAAAGAAAAGAGTACCGAAAATAGAAAGGAAGAAGATAAAACCTGATAAAGGATTTCCCATGAAGTGGTTTAtcagaggaagaagaagaggaatcGTGGATTCTAGAAGCGTAGAGACCTTCACTGCCTCCATGAAAGAAGAAGGCATTTGAGCGAGGTATAAACGCTTCGTTTTGGTACACGTGAATCGAGGCAGTTACTGTTTTGattgtataaattaaaaatatgccCACTAAATACCTAATCATTTCTCTCTGTTTCAGTTTGCTCatctgttttttttctttctggaTTCTGACTCCAGTCTCCAGTTTCTTCTATGACCACTCTGTCTGTCAATGCCCTGCTTAATGCTTATTGGTAAAGACTGCAacacaattttttctttaattttttttgatctTACAAATTAGTTGACCAGCTATCAACTCCCAGGCCCAGTGGGCTTTTATGCGAGGGCTTATAATTGGGCCTAGTTAATTATGTGTCTTCACATTATGAGCTGGGTTAGTTGAAAGTCAGTGACGATTCCAAAGGGATTATTATGATAACATGGAAAACAAGGACTCCCCAGTTACCCtaatggaaaaaagaagaagaaaaaaaactagtaGATAAGCGCATGGTGCTTGAagttttctattttgggatatatttatgagatcTGAGATGTTTATTTATAGTAAATAAAGTGGTTTGCTGAATTAAGTAAAACAGATTATATTTCAATAGTActtctttatatatagaaattgaATAACACATATAAATTTTGGTCTTGATTCTCTTGCTATATTTAAGAAAAGTATACGAAAAtaagaaattctaaatttaatctttttttattcattaaaaattttaatagaccgaaaactataaaataaaaacagttacttttctttacttatcataaaaacaacaaaacaATTCATCTAATGGGCATTTTTAGGGTGGTAGTCTAGGGGAAGATGGCTTCAAATTCGAAGAGGCAGTTTTTTGAGGACATTTTCCCGAAAAGTGGGCACCTTGATTTActtctcaaaaataaatattatttcgcCATTTCATTGCATGGGCTCCCACTGAACTAAACACAATTAGAGGTGGCTCCACTATTTTCGTGCAAGTAATTCCCACTGTGGATTCTACCTCAGATCCAACAGAATTTGTTATCATTATCTAAACGATTTTCCCATCAAACAGAAAGACACTTTAACACTGCCAATAATGTAACTGTCGGTTCATATTCTGGAAAAGCAGTAACTAAGCTCTGCCAGGTATCTTAATATCAATTCtagtttattttaatcatgCAAATTCGGCTACTATTTGACCATTTTATCATATAGAAGAGAAAACATATAACGTATGaatgtaattaaattacaagaaaaaaaaaattggataaTTGCGGgatctaataataaattatcaaatatttaataatatttcctataattaatgattttagaAAAGTTGATGCAAAGCTAGTTGTTGGTGGAACGTGTGGGGCAGCCTTGACGTTGCTAGGGCTAGAGGTTGGTGGAAATGCCACCGAAAACAACCTCTTTCACCTCTAAGGCATGTTACTCGAACCCCATTAATTGTTGTCCATCACATAACATTCCACAAATGCACTCATCCAATCACACAAGGATAAAAGGTTGCGTCTTACATCATAACCTAAACCTCCACTTTCTTCTCTGCATGCCTTgtattaaagaaagaaaaaaatcatctCTGTTAGAGGTCTTTACGAACCCCCCCTTGCCATAAGTAGAGTCGATTCTACCTCCTGAAAACCAAGCTTCCAGTTTGCCTGGATTGAAAATATGGGTTTGATTATTTATCTTGATACTGTTTTAGTCCCTTTGAGTCTCTTCATCATGGTGGGTTACCATGTTTATCTATGGCAGTGTTTCAAGAACAAACCGTCTCAAACCACCATCGGGATTGATTCATTACGGAGGAAAAGTTGGTTTCTTGAAGTGAAAGAGGTATAAAACTACAAACCCAATGCCtaaaatcttttctttcaattagCATGTGCAATCAATCAATCAGTCAATCTCTACAAAgatgattgattaattttaattctttatcaAAATGCAGGGTGATGATAAGAAAAGCATGTTAGCAGTACAGAGCTTGAGAAACGCTCAGATGACAACAATATTCACGGCTTCAATAGCAATTCTTGTAAACTTATCACTGGCAGCTTTaactaacaactcttataACGCTGGCCATCTCTTGAGCAGTGCAGTTTTTGGGTCACAATCAGGGAAACTTTCTGTTCTGAAATTCGGGTCAGCATCATTTTTCCTTCTGGCTAGCTTCTTATGCAGTTCTATAGGACTTGGATTCATGATAGATTCCAATTTCTTGATAAATATTGCTTCTTACGAGTTCTCATCATGGCCAGCATATACACAAACGATATTTGAAAGAGGGTTCTTCCTTGCTCTTATAGGGAATAGAGTTCTCTGCATCACTTTTCCTTTGTTGTTATGGCTGCTTGGTCCTCTGCCTGTTGGCTTGTCCTCTGTTGCACTTGTTTGGGGTTTGTATGAGTTTGATTTTCATGGCAAGTCTGTGACTAGCAGCAGCAACAACGCGACTGCCCTAAGATGAacaaatttcatattatttaactTCATTGCAAAACTGAAAGACTGAATATTGTATGCATGTATGAATTACACACGAAGAAGTTGctttagtttaaaaaaaagaaaagaaaaaaaaaaaagttgctTCAGTTCAATACTGGGCCTCTcagtttaattaaaaagatcgAACATCGAGCCTGAGGCCCGACCACCCAATAATAGTTTTGAGTTTGTAAAGAAGATTTACTACTCGGTCCAAAGGCCTCCAACTAAGGTCAAATTACTAAATTGTTTTTGTCCAAATCCTTCCATCTCGATTCTACTTCCACCAATAACGACAGGGGGCCACCGGCAAGACCTCGTTGTCGTATAACAGGGGAGAAGCCGTTAGACCCGCCGAAAAAGCTTTGTACTGAAAAGCCAAACAACAAATCTAGCAGATGAAGAAAATTCTCATTTGCCCAATCAATCGATAGAGGTTGAAAGTCATGATCCAGCTTGACTAGTCCATAGACAGTTATTGGTTAGCTCCAATTCCGCCGTTATTGGTGATATAGAGCACAAAACAATGATTTGAGCACCAACTTTCTGCTATTGCCAACCATAATTTCTCGAGTGACAAACTTTTATTCTGAATCCACAAAACAATGAATTTGCTAACAACATAATTTCTCATAATACTAaagtgttaaaaaaaaaaaaaatacaaaaacctGTTATGTCAAAAAGTTAAACTACATAGTCaatttttgtacttttttaaattttaaaagacaaaagatgacaaaaaaaatatcatcataCTAAAACAAGGCCAGTTACAATCAGGAAAAATCAAAAGCTAGAAAGGGCATTAAAGAACTATAAAAgaccaataaaattaaacaatacCTAATCTATGAATCCACTTTCCTCATACTTACACTAATGATACTTGTCAATTATTCTGTTGTAATGGTTATGATTATTATGAATTACATAAATAGCTCATATTATATTTCACATGTGTGTCATATTATATTACTTGTGGCTATATTTTAGATAACATTGCATAATATTGTTTCTTGTGCCTGGTTTCTTAGTTGGCTTGTTAAATTACGTTTTTGATAAGCGCCACATAATTCTAAAAAACATGCATTCAGCTAAATCCGAGACATTTGTTATAATCTTTGATAGTTGAAATCATCAAAGGCTAACCTAAAGAAGAATTTAATACGAGCAAAGGTTGTCATAATAAGAGAAGGCAATACcgtattagaaaaagaaaaaacaacactACCATTATAGAATGCATTTGGCAAGTAAACAAAAcaatataaatcaatatatactAGTATCATTTCTATCTATTCAATTAATGGtggctttttcttttgtcactCGCAAAGCAtcacaatttaaaataaaaggaatcaTAGATAGGGCAAGGGCAAAATGATCTGTTATTAttctttgaatgatttttcataagcttattttgaaaatcagcGCAAGGATCGACTAGGAGGGATGACGATATGTAACTTTAATCTAGATCTAAAAGAGAATTTAAAGAGTGTATTTGACTTAAGAGATTAAAGGATTAATTGTctatattacaaaaaattcaattttatctcaacttaatttgtttctttttctttttttcttggcGTGTTTAATGAAATATTCAGATTTGATTCATGAGTTGTGCCATGAATTTTATTCTCGTGAAAGATTTTCGGCCTATATAATTAACACTTaatttaaatcatataaaattttcttgttcatgaaaaattaaatttctttttgacacaaataaataatttagttaattagcTTTACACATAGCTTGGAATGACCAAAAGTAGTTACTGTTAATAAGACATAGGttatcatatataattttttttaattcatggAAGGTGCAATGGACGGTAGACTATGCAATAAGTGGCAGCCAATCTTTTATAATTGCCATAAATGTAAAAACTACTAACAATctcatataaattattaaaagtctAAAGTATCATGAAAAAAAACCAGAGTGTCAAAAGTTAAAGcagagaataaaaagaaaaaggagttTTTACTGGAGAGAGTAAAATTCATAGGCCGAATACAATCCTAAATAAATCATGGTCCGAAAGGTAAGAGTTAGATCTTTATGGATCTCTTATCCCTGAACAAAAGGTAATATGAAATTGGCATCACATGATAGAAGCCAAAGCCTATTTGGTCATATATTTTCGTCCACTGATAAGCTTTGATCGATATGGCTTTAACCTAGTTGCACAAATTGCATTGGTTTGGATGGCTAAATGGAAATCTAGGATCTCTCTGCTTggaatttttccttttccctaTCCACcagaaaaaaaactcaaaaaagaaagaaaagaaagtgggCACAGTTGGCTGTGTTGTTGTCGTTTTCGTTGGAGTTGTGATGATGTGTAAAGAGGAAGAGAACGACAAGGTTCAATTGCCTCAAGTTAAGGATATCATAACTAAGCTCATTCATTTTCCTCATGAGCTTTGGTGTGTGGTTTTGGTGGGGTTGGCATACCTTTTCTTGTTCACATTGGAAATTCTTAGCCCCGTTCCTCACTTTTCCAGAGTTTACAGCTGTTTCCTGTTTCACTTTTTGTTTATATGTcttgtttttatttcatattcttAGCTTGAAAATGAAACCAATAATTGATGCTCTCTCCTCTACAGATCTTCATAACTCAATGTTGTCACAAGAATGATGAACTTAATTTAGACAATAAGAAGAAGAACTCATGGTTAATTGGATAACGAAATGCTATTGGGTCTTAATGTAAATTgcaggaaaaaaaaacaagataacaaattattataagtttGACAAACTATATATAAGTAGAGTAAACAGgtaaatatataatacatatctaaattatataacaaaaataaaaaaaaaattgaaatatttttcttatgattGAAAACCTAAATGGTGTTATAGATTTATGGCAACactgttaaatttttttccaaatctaTATTTATCGAagtttaatttcattattgttAACAAAGGAAACACAGttatgatgatgaagaagggGAAATGGTGGTGGAGTGGAGCCTCCAACTTTAGGGTGGCTTCTCTATCAGCTTTTGTCTTTAGCTTAAAAGACGTGAGACCCCACTCTCATTTCCACGACACAAGGATTTGAAAATCTCATTTCAATTTCAGGACTTCTATAGATCATACATGAAACCCATCTTCTCAGGTTCACATTCACTGACCAGGGacttgtttctttattttccaaaGTAGATGAATGAGACTCTGATGGGGAGACCTTTGATTgttcattttcttcaattgTCTTTTCTCTTTACAAAGGTATATATATCCTTTGGACCTGTTAACTTTATCATGCATGTGCCCTATCTATCCTTAATTTCTATcctcatattaatatctaccttttattatatgaaaatgACATTGACAGATTCActtggattttctttttcgtttctttttttaatatttgtctTAATTATCCTCCAAATTAAATGCATCTTTGGCTAATTTCTTTCGTTTGAGAGATTTACATAAATACAAATCCAATTAATGTAATTAGGGGTATAAAAGTAAGGCTATTATGAAGATACTTATCTCTCTCCTTGACTCcattgtttcttttgtttttgttcttttaaatGACCAACTGTGTTCatgttttcttaaaaaaagaaaacaaaatgagGTTTGATAAAAACCTAGACAACATTACATATTACATAACCTTAGAAATGAAACACCAATACTATCTCGAAACAGGAAAacaaataaagtaaaatatggCAGCCAATGGCAAGGCTTAAGCCGTGTTAGCCAACCAATCAGCATAATAATTTGCCTCCCTGCAAATGCTTGTCGCATCCTGACTTCCCAATTACATCTCAGCATCTTCATTTTAGTATATACCTTAAATAGTTTTGTCAGGATGAATGTATATATGgcattgtttttatttatactggGTCTCAGGTTTTggttgattatatatatatatatatatatatatatttatattaaatcgatagatgattaatatatatttattaattttaaatgataaatatttatcaatcatctaatattaaaatataaaattatcatatatgcttgttacttttttattaaccgtggtaaatattaaaatcagtaaaaagaatttcaaaaaaaaaaaccatctttactttttttaagaattttttttatggaaGGTCATAGGCTATACCCTTACAATTAtactcaaataaaaataataaaatgttgtcaatattgataaatactggtaaaaaaattaaaaattatacaccaattagtttttcttttctcactaaTACATGTCATCcatgaatataattttaaaaaaaattaatttgaatgtGTATATTAAACACATAAagttttcttaagaaaaagattaaacaTAAGAAATGAAGTACAGTGATTATCATGATGATGAATACacataaaggagaaaaagaaaaagaagagtatCAATAAGTCTAGTGGAGGTTTTCGTACGTCAGCTTCAGACGTAGAAATTGTGTAATCTAAATTGGCTTGatgaattttataagaattgatgttattttcttgtattaataGTCTAATTAACTAGTAATTAGTACATTAATTTGTGTCCAAGAAGTGGCGGATCATATAATCCAAGAATAATCGATATTTTACCTTTCTGGTAtcttatatatacatattagcAACTACTTCAGTTCTCTCATACGTATATATTAAGTGATTCTTATATCACaaatgtaataataattaaaatacattaaCAAATCCCATTTtcagaaataattaattaataaagaaaaaaaaaaccgaTTAATAACAAGAGTTCTACTAaccaaaagaataatatatcaCAGCTACAATAATTGCATGCATgcatttataagaaatttacgaagcttcttttttctgttaaCTCATCCACATTTTTgtcatattttttgtttttgtttaacataaattttatttttttcagaaataaatataatcatgGATAAATATTGTAAAGTCCAAGAATATATATCTAGT
Coding sequences within:
- the LOC8274940 gene encoding transmembrane protein 87B → MSKLKQREMIRYLVGIFLIYTIKTVTASIHVYQNEAFIPRSNAFFFHGGSEGLYASRIHDSSSSSSDKPLHGKSFIRFEDVTFVRTKEAASKPNEMQQSTGLVEAIILEVKDRDRIGGAFLKTNAICCDPTLAQAGSCTLGEVIIQKDKDNPEWPKRIQTSFAGKNEEAKMEPETVEINSTGMYYLYFMFCNPELKGTLIKGRTVWKNPYGYLPGKMTPLMSFYGIMSLAYLVLGLIWFLRFVQFWKDVIHLHYHITAVIALGMCEMAVWYFEYANFNSTGTRPMGVTLWAVTFSTVKKTLSRLLLLVVSMGFGVVKPTLGGITSKVLLLGLVYFIASEALELVEHLGNINDLSKKTELFLVLPVAFLDSCFIVWIFSSLSKTLEKLQMRRNMAKLDLYRKFTNSLAVTVLLSIAWIGFELYFNATDPLSELWQAAWIIPAFWTLLAYCLLAVICALWAPSSNPTRYAYSEEMGEDIDEEGISLTSSVDIATKLERKGLGEDLEEDKRE
- the LOC8274941 gene encoding uncharacterized protein LOC8274941, producing the protein MGLIIYLDTVLVPLSLFIMVGYHVYLWQCFKNKPSQTTIGIDSLRRKSWFLEVKEGDDKKSMLAVQSLRNAQMTTIFTASIAILVNLSLAALTNNSYNAGHLLSSAVFGSQSGKLSVLKFGSASFFLLASFLCSSIGLGFMIDSNFLINIASYEFSSWPAYTQTIFERGFFLALIGNRVLCITFPLLLWLLGPLPVGLSSVALVWGLYEFDFHGKSVTSSSNNATALR